The Solanum lycopersicum chromosome 6, SLM_r2.1 genome has a window encoding:
- the LOC104647991 gene encoding uncharacterized protein: MGDISTNVNASNSLKRPDFNSPFYLHPSENAASTLLPVVFDGTSYRSWRRAVLRAYVKNKTGFINGKIVKPSFIDPAFMQWERCDDMVTSWILNSLSPELRDSLQYVNNAKELWEELEHRYDQTNECKLYQLRKEINDLLQGTLDITGYYTKMKKLWEEMSAIDVNSQWNILIMSTLPTMAHEFAILSQEKRQREMKPLNHMALESTSLNASMLSQNNATNSSRGSTSRGNGSYNNTGNFTNNNTGNFNNTNTYKGNSNAGNRSNMFCEYCKRTGHVKDG; encoded by the exons ATGGGTGATATTTCAACTAACGTGAATGCTAGTAACTCCTTAAAACGACCAGACTTCAATAGCCCTTTCTACCTACATCCATCTGAAAATGCTGCTTCTACCTTGCTTCCTGTAGTGTTTGATGGAACTAGTTACAGATCATGGAGACGAGCAGTTCTTAGAGCATATGTTAAGAATAAAACTGGATTCATCAATGGCAAGATTGTCAAACCAAGCTTTATAGATCCAGCATTCATGCAGTGGGAGAGATGTGATGATATGGTGACATCTTGGATCCTAAATTCCCTCTCCCCAGAGCTGCGAGATAGCCTACAATATGTTAACAATGCTAAGGAATTATGGGAGGAATTGGAACATAGATATGATCAGACTAATGAATGCAAACTATATCAATTGCGGAAGGAAATAAATGACTTGTTGCAAGGTACTTTAGATATTACTGGTTACTAtactaaaatgaagaaattatggGAGGAAATGAGTGCAATTGATGTCAATTCACAGT GGAACATCCTCATTATGTCTACTTTGCCTACAATGGCACATGAATTTGCTATACTGTCACAAGAAAAGAGGCAGAGAGAAATGAAGCCTCTAAATCATATGGCCTTGGAGTCCACTTCACTTAATGCTTCTATGTTATCTCAAAATAATGCAACAAACTCTAGTAGAGGAAGCACAAGTAGGGGAAATGGAAGCTACAACAACACTGGCAACTTCACCAATAACAATACTGGCAATTTCAACAACACTAATACCTATAAGGGAAACTCTAATGCTGGTAATAGATCAAATATGTTTTGTGAATATTGCAAACGAACTGGACATGTCAAAGATGGGTGA
- the LOC101252694 gene encoding uncharacterized protein isoform X1 yields MYNNKKKIAKSNSEIPTFEPTSFPLLDFFFFLVFYLSMDIKQVVEFLKNNGFSQSESALMEDIMEKSELASLDYESFLFPLLPPLNLISNNNNSLSSSEDDDEEFVSLPSSATDFCSSEFTNPYGISTTAAPTSQSSSQFGTARDYHDFDMQNDLFWYREKDEDFPMPPYFGNSDGVGDPSEDKFVLSERHGASNWDCKSPVDEELKDYYHLDNKQKHLQGKGEFSCSSPLCACCKGERGIYGEDIDINLTGTNYFQYQPTGETKTNYFIETSCNTDWVGDIKGTRDLQSKAIEKDYHSYVHRDYEAKDDRLEALDGNEPDEAPDDEGGATSDELLIFEGDNEFEVFNLRIIHRKNRTGFEESKDLPIVLNSIIAGRYYVTEYLGSAAFSKVIQAHDMHTGVDVCLKIIKNDKDFFDQSLDEIKLLKFVNKNDPCDEHHVLRLYDYFYHQEHLFIVCELLRANLYEFQKYNRESDIEPYFTMSRLQTITRQCLEALVFLHNLGIIHCDLKPENILIKSYRRCEIKVIDLGSSCFQSDSLSLYVQSRSYRAPEVILGLPYDAKIDLWSLGCILGELCSGEVLFPNEAVVMLLARVIGMLGPVDMDMLERGQETQKYFTKDYDLYHINEDTSLLEYIIPEETSLEHQLSVSDPLFLDFVRKLLEINPQKRLTAKEALDHPWLSHWYE; encoded by the exons atgtataataataagaagaagattGCAAAATCCAACTCAGAAATTCCCACTTTTGAACCCACCTCTTTTCCACTACtagacttttttttcttccttgtaTTCTATCTATCTATGGACATTAAGCAAGTTGttgaattcttgaagaataatGGCTTCTCACAATCTGAATCAGCTCTTATGGAAGATATAATGGAGAAATCTGAATTAGCTTCTTTGGATTATGAAAGTTTCTTATTCCCTCTGCTTCCTCCTCTTAACCTCATTTCTAATAACAAcaactctctttcttcttctgaaGACGACGACGAAGAATTTGTTAGCTTGCCTTCTTCTGCTACTGATTTCTGCTCCTCTG AATTTACAAATCCATATGGAATTAGTACTACGGCTGCTCCAACTTCTCAATCATCGTCTCAATTTGGTACTGCAAGAGATTATCATGATTTTGATATGCAAAATGACCTTTTCTGGTATCGGGAGAAAGATGAAGATTTTCCCATGCCACCTTACTTTGGGAACTCAGATGGTGTGGGGGATCCTAGTGAGGACAAGTTTGTTTTGTCCGAGAGACACGGTGCCTCCAATTGGGATTGTAAATCACCTGTCGATGAAGAATTGAAAGATTATTATCATTTGGATAATAAACAAAAGCATCTTCAAGGGAAAGGTGAATTTAGCTGTTCATCCCCACTTTGTGCTTGCTGCAAGGGGGAAAGAGGGATTTATGGTGAAGATATTGATATCAACTTAACTGGGACTAACTATTTTCAGTATCAACCTACTGGAGAGACAAAAACTAACTATTTCATAGAAACAAGTTGCAATACTGACTGGGTTGGAGATATCAAAGGTACCCGTGACCTTCAATCTAAGGCTATTGAGAAAGATTACCACTCTTATGTGCATAGAGACTATGAAGCAAAAGATGATAGACTGGAGGCTTTGGATGGTAATGAACCCGACGAGGCACCAGATGATGAGGGAGGTGCTACTTCAGATGAGCTTTTGATCTTTGAAGGTGACAATGAGTTTGAAGTATTTAATCTGAGGATTATACACAGGAAAAACAG GACTGGGTTTGAGGAGAGCAAAGACCTGCCTATTGTTCTAAATAGTATTATCGCCGGTAGATACTATGTAACAGAATACCTTGGTTCAGCTGCATTCAGCAAAGTCATTCAGGCTCATGATATGCACACTGGAGTAGACGTTTGCTTGAAGATAATAAAGAATGACAAGGACTTCTTTGATCAGAGTTTGGATGAGATTAAGCTTCTCAAGTTTGTGAACAAGAATGACCCTTGTGATGAGCATCATGTACTGCGATTATATGATTACTTCTACCATCAG GAACACCTCTTTATTGTTTGTGAACTTCTCCGTGCTAATTTATATGAATTTCAGAAATACAACCGAGAATCGGATATAGAGCCTTATTTCACAATGAGCAGGCTGCAG ACCATAACTCGACAGTGCTTGGAGGCACTAGTGTTTTTGCATAATTTGGGGATCATCCACTGTGATCTGAAGCCTGAAAATATTCTCATCAAAAGTTATCGAAGATGTGAGATAAAAGTTATTGATCTTGGAAGCAGTTGCTTTCAGTCAGACAGCTTGTCCTTGTATGTACAGTCTCGTTCCTATAGAGCTCCTGAAGTCATCTTAGGCCTCCCTTATGATGCAAAAATTGATCTTTGGTCTCTTGGTTGCATCTTGGGAGAGTTGTGCTCTGGAGAG GTGCTTTTTCCAAATGAAGCAGTTGTTATGTTGCTTGCACGTGTGATCGGAATGCTTGGTCCTGTAGACATGGACATGTTAGAAAGGGGACAAGAGACACAAAAATATTTCACAAAGGATTATGACCTTTATCATATAAATGAG GATACTAGTCTATTGGAATACATCATCCCCGAGGAAACGTCATTGGAGCATCAGCTGTCAGTTTCTGATCCATTATTCCTTGATTTTGTAAGAAAGTTGCTTGAGATAAATCCTCAAAAACGTCTTACGGCCAAAGAGGCCCTAGATCACCCTTGGCTTTCCCATTGGTACGAGTAG
- the LOC101252694 gene encoding uncharacterized protein isoform X2 gives MKVSYSLCFLLLTSFLITTTLFLLLKTTTKNLLACLLLLLISAPLVYRVVSGAEFTNPYGISTTAAPTSQSSSQFGTARDYHDFDMQNDLFWYREKDEDFPMPPYFGNSDGVGDPSEDKFVLSERHGASNWDCKSPVDEELKDYYHLDNKQKHLQGKGEFSCSSPLCACCKGERGIYGEDIDINLTGTNYFQYQPTGETKTNYFIETSCNTDWVGDIKGTRDLQSKAIEKDYHSYVHRDYEAKDDRLEALDGNEPDEAPDDEGGATSDELLIFEGDNEFEVFNLRIIHRKNRTGFEESKDLPIVLNSIIAGRYYVTEYLGSAAFSKVIQAHDMHTGVDVCLKIIKNDKDFFDQSLDEIKLLKFVNKNDPCDEHHVLRLYDYFYHQEHLFIVCELLRANLYEFQKYNRESDIEPYFTMSRLQTITRQCLEALVFLHNLGIIHCDLKPENILIKSYRRCEIKVIDLGSSCFQSDSLSLYVQSRSYRAPEVILGLPYDAKIDLWSLGCILGELCSGEVLFPNEAVVMLLARVIGMLGPVDMDMLERGQETQKYFTKDYDLYHINEDTSLLEYIIPEETSLEHQLSVSDPLFLDFVRKLLEINPQKRLTAKEALDHPWLSHWYE, from the exons ATGAAAGTTTCTTATTCCCTCTGCTTCCTCCTCTTAACCTCATTTCTAATAACAAcaactctctttcttcttctgaaGACGACGACGAAGAATTTGTTAGCTTGCCTTCTTCTGCTACTGATTTCTGCTCCTCTG gttTATCGTGTTGTCTCTGGTGCAGAATTTACAAATCCATATGGAATTAGTACTACGGCTGCTCCAACTTCTCAATCATCGTCTCAATTTGGTACTGCAAGAGATTATCATGATTTTGATATGCAAAATGACCTTTTCTGGTATCGGGAGAAAGATGAAGATTTTCCCATGCCACCTTACTTTGGGAACTCAGATGGTGTGGGGGATCCTAGTGAGGACAAGTTTGTTTTGTCCGAGAGACACGGTGCCTCCAATTGGGATTGTAAATCACCTGTCGATGAAGAATTGAAAGATTATTATCATTTGGATAATAAACAAAAGCATCTTCAAGGGAAAGGTGAATTTAGCTGTTCATCCCCACTTTGTGCTTGCTGCAAGGGGGAAAGAGGGATTTATGGTGAAGATATTGATATCAACTTAACTGGGACTAACTATTTTCAGTATCAACCTACTGGAGAGACAAAAACTAACTATTTCATAGAAACAAGTTGCAATACTGACTGGGTTGGAGATATCAAAGGTACCCGTGACCTTCAATCTAAGGCTATTGAGAAAGATTACCACTCTTATGTGCATAGAGACTATGAAGCAAAAGATGATAGACTGGAGGCTTTGGATGGTAATGAACCCGACGAGGCACCAGATGATGAGGGAGGTGCTACTTCAGATGAGCTTTTGATCTTTGAAGGTGACAATGAGTTTGAAGTATTTAATCTGAGGATTATACACAGGAAAAACAG GACTGGGTTTGAGGAGAGCAAAGACCTGCCTATTGTTCTAAATAGTATTATCGCCGGTAGATACTATGTAACAGAATACCTTGGTTCAGCTGCATTCAGCAAAGTCATTCAGGCTCATGATATGCACACTGGAGTAGACGTTTGCTTGAAGATAATAAAGAATGACAAGGACTTCTTTGATCAGAGTTTGGATGAGATTAAGCTTCTCAAGTTTGTGAACAAGAATGACCCTTGTGATGAGCATCATGTACTGCGATTATATGATTACTTCTACCATCAG GAACACCTCTTTATTGTTTGTGAACTTCTCCGTGCTAATTTATATGAATTTCAGAAATACAACCGAGAATCGGATATAGAGCCTTATTTCACAATGAGCAGGCTGCAG ACCATAACTCGACAGTGCTTGGAGGCACTAGTGTTTTTGCATAATTTGGGGATCATCCACTGTGATCTGAAGCCTGAAAATATTCTCATCAAAAGTTATCGAAGATGTGAGATAAAAGTTATTGATCTTGGAAGCAGTTGCTTTCAGTCAGACAGCTTGTCCTTGTATGTACAGTCTCGTTCCTATAGAGCTCCTGAAGTCATCTTAGGCCTCCCTTATGATGCAAAAATTGATCTTTGGTCTCTTGGTTGCATCTTGGGAGAGTTGTGCTCTGGAGAG GTGCTTTTTCCAAATGAAGCAGTTGTTATGTTGCTTGCACGTGTGATCGGAATGCTTGGTCCTGTAGACATGGACATGTTAGAAAGGGGACAAGAGACACAAAAATATTTCACAAAGGATTATGACCTTTATCATATAAATGAG GATACTAGTCTATTGGAATACATCATCCCCGAGGAAACGTCATTGGAGCATCAGCTGTCAGTTTCTGATCCATTATTCCTTGATTTTGTAAGAAAGTTGCTTGAGATAAATCCTCAAAAACGTCTTACGGCCAAAGAGGCCCTAGATCACCCTTGGCTTTCCCATTGGTACGAGTAG
- the LOC101252694 gene encoding serine/threonine-protein kinase ppk15 isoform X3, translating into MHTGVDVCLKIIKNDKDFFDQSLDEIKLLKFVNKNDPCDEHHVLRLYDYFYHQEHLFIVCELLRANLYEFQKYNRESDIEPYFTMSRLQTITRQCLEALVFLHNLGIIHCDLKPENILIKSYRRCEIKVIDLGSSCFQSDSLSLYVQSRSYRAPEVILGLPYDAKIDLWSLGCILGELCSGEVLFPNEAVVMLLARVIGMLGPVDMDMLERGQETQKYFTKDYDLYHINEDTSLLEYIIPEETSLEHQLSVSDPLFLDFVRKLLEINPQKRLTAKEALDHPWLSHWYE; encoded by the exons ATGCACACTGGAGTAGACGTTTGCTTGAAGATAATAAAGAATGACAAGGACTTCTTTGATCAGAGTTTGGATGAGATTAAGCTTCTCAAGTTTGTGAACAAGAATGACCCTTGTGATGAGCATCATGTACTGCGATTATATGATTACTTCTACCATCAG GAACACCTCTTTATTGTTTGTGAACTTCTCCGTGCTAATTTATATGAATTTCAGAAATACAACCGAGAATCGGATATAGAGCCTTATTTCACAATGAGCAGGCTGCAG ACCATAACTCGACAGTGCTTGGAGGCACTAGTGTTTTTGCATAATTTGGGGATCATCCACTGTGATCTGAAGCCTGAAAATATTCTCATCAAAAGTTATCGAAGATGTGAGATAAAAGTTATTGATCTTGGAAGCAGTTGCTTTCAGTCAGACAGCTTGTCCTTGTATGTACAGTCTCGTTCCTATAGAGCTCCTGAAGTCATCTTAGGCCTCCCTTATGATGCAAAAATTGATCTTTGGTCTCTTGGTTGCATCTTGGGAGAGTTGTGCTCTGGAGAG GTGCTTTTTCCAAATGAAGCAGTTGTTATGTTGCTTGCACGTGTGATCGGAATGCTTGGTCCTGTAGACATGGACATGTTAGAAAGGGGACAAGAGACACAAAAATATTTCACAAAGGATTATGACCTTTATCATATAAATGAG GATACTAGTCTATTGGAATACATCATCCCCGAGGAAACGTCATTGGAGCATCAGCTGTCAGTTTCTGATCCATTATTCCTTGATTTTGTAAGAAAGTTGCTTGAGATAAATCCTCAAAAACGTCTTACGGCCAAAGAGGCCCTAGATCACCCTTGGCTTTCCCATTGGTACGAGTAG